One Heyndrickxia oleronia genomic window, ATACATCCATTTTCATCTTCTACAAAATGATAATAATCTCCGCTCATATGCTTAGCAGGTACACTAATTGCTCCAATATCAAGACTTTTCATTTTTGGAATTTTTGTTCCTAATAATGTTTTTTGCATATTCCTTGCTATCTCAATTTCTGTTTTAAGCTGTTGCTGTTGGTTTCTTAAACTTTGATGTTCACGATAGGCTAATCCATATCCCATCATGACTTCAAGAAGTATATCAAAGGATGAAAGCACTGATTGTGACAAATTCGGTTCTAATTCAATTAAAATCGAGCGATGTAAATTAATAATTTCCTCTGGAGTTGTACTATATTCTATCAATTTCCTACTTAATTTTTGCCCTTGGTAAAGTAGCTGTTCATTTTGGTCACTTAAATAATTGTTAATAATCTCTCTATATTTTTGCTCCAATAACGATCTACTGTCCATAGTTACTCCTCCTATCGGAGCCATTTCGTTACAATAATGGTTGTTCCTTCATTCGGTTTTGAATCAATATCGAAATCATCCATTAGTCGTTTAACGCCAGGCAATCCAGCACCTAGTCCTCCAGAGGTTGAAAAGCCATCTTCCATTACCTTTCTTACGTCCTGAATTCCAGGTCCATTGTCTTCTGCAATAATCTTTACACCGGATTTTCCATCTTTAAATATCTTCTCTATGCATATTTGTCCTTGACCAGCATAAAGAAAGATATTTCTCGCCAACTCACTGATTGCAGTTGTAATTCTTGCCTGATCTACAATTCCAAAGTTTAATTCCTTTGCAACATTTCTCCCTAATTGACGAACGGCGACGATGTCCCACTCGTTTAAAATCTTTACGCAGGATCGGAACTCCATAACGCTATTCCCCCAGTTCCTGTTGTAATTTCTCCAAACCATTTTCGAGGTCAATTGCGGTTAGGACATCTTCTAAACGAATACCGAGTTCAATTAATGTTATGGCTACAGCAGGTTTTATGCCAGTGACTACCACCTGTGCACCCATTAATTTAGACATATTAATGACATCACCCAATACCTTTGCAATAAACGAATCAATAAAATCAATAGAGGTAATATCTATTACCACACCTCTAGCACTTGTTGCATGTATTTTATGTAAAAGGTCCTCTTGAAATTGAAGTGCTGTCTGATCATCTAATTCCCATTGAATGGAGACAACCAAACAATCATGTAATTTTAAAATGGGTATTCTCACAAGGATCCCTCCAGTTTCACTATTTTCCTGTTAGTGATTTCCAAAGCTTGTTCGATTCCTTTTCTTAACGTACTTGTTGTTATGACTTGATTTAAATTAATACCTAGATTAACTATAGTTTGAGCAATCTCAGGACGAATGCCTACTAACATACACTTCGCCCCAACTAAACGGACTGCATCTGCTGCTTGAATAATATGATGTGCGACCATTGTGTCAACAACAGGAACTCCTGTAATGTCAATTAATACAACCTCAGCTCGATGCTTTACAACCCCATTTAAGAGGTTCTCCATAATTAGCTTTGCCCTTTCCGTATCAATGGTGCCCACTAACGGCATAACTGATATTTTCTCAAAAACTGGAATGAGTGGTGCAGAAAGTTCCTGAAGAGCGATTTTTTGTAGAGATACTGTTCTTTCCCATGTTGCTGTGTATGCGCTTATAATTTCATTGTACATAGGTGTCATCCATTTATCATAAACCAAGAAGTATTCAGAATGTTTTTCCTTTGGAAGATCCGTTGTTTCATTAATTTTATCAAAAATAATTTTCCCCATTGTAGACAATCCTGAAGTGACGAAAGTTAACGGCCAACCTAGTCGAACGATTTTTTCAGCGAATTCGGATAACTTCTCGTTATAGTTTTCGCTCGTATCTAATCGGGACAAAATTACATCTACAAATTCACTGCTAGTATTCACATATACCTGGTCAGAAACCACATTGATAAACCTTTCATCACCGTTTTGCTTCATTCTTTCCATCCATTCAGTTAAAATTTCATCTTTATGGTTTGGAATATATTCTAATAAAAAATTGTACATAATAATCTCTCCTATCTCTAAATCTTCTTTACTCTTGGTTTGTTGCCTCATACATATTTGCTTAGATACTAAATAATTGAGGCCCTTATCGTAATGAGGAAGAAAACAACAGTAAAAATCCTGATAGGAAATTTACTTTTTGCAACAAGTTGCTACAAAAGCACCTAAATATAAATTCTATCTAGTGATCTATATTCATGTTAGCAAAAAATAAATAACGAAAAAATTTATATCTTCCCACTTATACAAAAATAGGTAATATTACCTATAAAATAGTTCGATCATTTATCTCATCCTTTACATATATAAAAAAATACATAAAGGTTGTTTTTGTAAAAGTCCTTTTGCCGGCTTTTACACTAAATAAAGGTATCAAGCTTATTAAGAAGAGTTTCATTTCTTTTCTCAGTGAAATGAAGGAGATTAGTGGTCTCCGGCTTTTGAGAAAAGAGCCTAATAAAAAAACCTTCCTCATTATGAAGAAGGATCAAAAAATAAAGAAACCCTCAATTTTTATGAGCGTTTCTAGATTAAAATTCAATAAGTCCTAAACTAATTTGCAGTGCATCGTCCACTTTTTCCATCATTTCTTCGTCTAAATGTGTGATTTTGTCTGTTAAGCGTTGTTTATCAATGGTGCGAATTTGTTCAAGCAAAATAACAGAATCGCGTTCAAAGCCATAACGCTTTGCATCAATTTCAACATGTGTAGGAAGTTTTGCTTTTTGGATTTGCGCTGTAATAGCAGCAACAATTACAGTGGGACTAAACCGATTCCCAATGTCGTTTTGAATGACCAAAACAGGGCGGACTCCACCTTGTTCAGATCCGACAACTGGGGAAAGGTCAGCAAAATACACGTCACCACGCTTAACAATCAAAGGACTAACCCCCGCTTACTAAGCGTTCTACTGTATGTTCTGCTTCGTACTCTGCTTGAATCGCCTCAGATGCTATTGCTAAATTAATTTTAGCCATTTCCATGTAGCCGCGTCTCATAGATTCGCGAATCTGTCTTTTTTTACGCTCACGAAGATACATCTTTGTAGCTCGATAAATAAATTCATTTCGATTCACATTTTCTTGCTCAGCAAATCCATCAAGTTCTGATAATAAATGTACTGGTAACCGAATTAATATTTCTGTTGTTGCGCTGGATTCAGACACAAACTACACCTCCACCAATCACTACACACCGATTCTAAATACCAATTTAATAATACCACCAAATCCACTATATGCAAAGACTAATTGAACATTCCTAACTATTATCGCCAAAAAAAACTAGAAATTATGCATTCTATATAGAATCAATAGATAAATTTAATATTTATCATTAAAATAATCCCTTTAATAAACGGTTATCCACCTCTACAATTTGATTAGAACGTTTATAAATTCTCGGTATTCTAATAGATGTCAAGCATGGAATTTCATAATTAATCGTATCAAGTTTCCTTGCAATCTCGTCCATCGTGATATTCTCTTCACCTTGACTACCGATTAATGTAACCTGCGTTCCAACAGGGATATAATGCGGCAGTCTGATCATACATTGATCCATACAAATACGTCCGACAATAGGTACCCTAATTCCGTCAACTAAAACTTCCTGACCCTGTAATTTACGAATCCATCCATCCGCATACCCTATTGGTAAAGTAGCAATCCACTCTTCTTTTTCTGCCTTATAAACCGCTCCATAACTTATTGAATCGCCCTTTAGAACTTTTTTTACATTTGTAATTTTTGTATGCAAGGAGAATACCTGATGTAGCTCAAATGGCAGTAGAGCCTTTATTTCCTCTGATGGCGACAGGCCATACATTGCAATTCCATATCTCACTGCATTAAACTCAGATTGATTAAATCGCAGCGATGTGGCACTGTTGGCACAATGAATAAGGGATGGTTTCACATTTAATGCTGTAACCATTTTTTTAAAAGCTTCCAATTGCTTCTCGAAATAGCTTGTATTTACTTCATCTGCTGTAGCAAAATGGGTAAATAATCCCTCAAATAAAAAGATTTCTGAATGAGCAGTTAGAAATTGTTCAACTTCCTTAAGCTCGTCTATTTCTCTTACTCCGATTCTTCCCATTCCTGTGTCACATTTTACATGGACAATTAGCTTATTTTCTTCTTCCGCTAGTCGGCTCGCAGCGTCTTCCAACCACTCCTTTTGGAAAACAGTCAAAGCAATCCCAAGCTTAGCAGCCAATGGTGCATCGCTAGCTCGACTTGCTCCTAACACAAGGATAGGTGCTTCAATTCCTTGATTTCGTAACGAGATGGCTTCATCTAAAATAGCAACAGCTAGCCCATATGCTCCCGCTTCTAATGCCGCTTTGGCAATTTGTATATCCCCATGTCCATAAGCATTCGCCTTCACTACTGCGAATAATTTTATTCCATTCGGTAAATGGTTCTTCATTAATGTGATGTTTGTAGTTAAATGATCTAAATTGATTTCCACCCAAG contains:
- a CDS encoding anti-sigma regulatory factor → MEFRSCVKILNEWDIVAVRQLGRNVAKELNFGIVDQARITTAISELARNIFLYAGQGQICIEKIFKDGKSGVKIIAEDNGPGIQDVRKVMEDGFSTSGGLGAGLPGVKRLMDDFDIDSKPNEGTTIIVTKWLR
- a CDS encoding STAS domain-containing protein, whose product is MRIPILKLHDCLVVSIQWELDDQTALQFQEDLLHKIHATSARGVVIDITSIDFIDSFIAKVLGDVINMSKLMGAQVVVTGIKPAVAITLIELGIRLEDVLTAIDLENGLEKLQQELGE
- a CDS encoding RsbT co-antagonist protein RsbRA; the protein is MYNFLLEYIPNHKDEILTEWMERMKQNGDERFINVVSDQVYVNTSSEFVDVILSRLDTSENYNEKLSEFAEKIVRLGWPLTFVTSGLSTMGKIIFDKINETTDLPKEKHSEYFLVYDKWMTPMYNEIISAYTATWERTVSLQKIALQELSAPLIPVFEKISVMPLVGTIDTERAKLIMENLLNGVVKHRAEVVLIDITGVPVVDTMVAHHIIQAADAVRLVGAKCMLVGIRPEIAQTIVNLGINLNQVITTSTLRKGIEQALEITNRKIVKLEGSL
- the ndoA gene encoding type II toxin-antitoxin system endoribonuclease NdoA, which produces MIVKRGDVYFADLSPVVGSEQGGVRPVLVIQNDIGNRFSPTVIVAAITAQIQKAKLPTHVEIDAKRYGFERDSVILLEQIRTIDKQRLTDKITHLDEEMMEKVDDALQISLGLIEF
- a CDS encoding CopG family ribbon-helix-helix protein, translated to MSESSATTEILIRLPVHLLSELDGFAEQENVNRNEFIYRATKMYLRERKKRQIRESMRRGYMEMAKINLAIASEAIQAEYEAEHTVERLVSGG
- the alr gene encoding alanine racemase; translated protein: MRNEISFYRDTWVEINLDHLTTNITLMKNHLPNGIKLFAVVKANAYGHGDIQIAKAALEAGAYGLAVAILDEAISLRNQGIEAPILVLGASRASDAPLAAKLGIALTVFQKEWLEDAASRLAEEENKLIVHVKCDTGMGRIGVREIDELKEVEQFLTAHSEIFLFEGLFTHFATADEVNTSYFEKQLEAFKKMVTALNVKPSLIHCANSATSLRFNQSEFNAVRYGIAMYGLSPSEEIKALLPFELHQVFSLHTKITNVKKVLKGDSISYGAVYKAEKEEWIATLPIGYADGWIRKLQGQEVLVDGIRVPIVGRICMDQCMIRLPHYIPVGTQVTLIGSQGEENITMDEIARKLDTINYEIPCLTSIRIPRIYKRSNQIVEVDNRLLKGLF